In Clostridium sp. DL-VIII, the following proteins share a genomic window:
- a CDS encoding MFS transporter, which translates to MNKKGILIVTLALLLSNAMAGLDGTIVNTALPAIISDLHGIQYMGWIVAVFLLGMAVVTPLWSKLGERIGNKRSYQIATLLFAAGSIFQALSSNIILFLIARTIMGIGAGGMNTIPFIIYADLYTNLRKRSKVIGYATASFSAAAIIGPLIGGWIVDTFSWHWVFYINVPIALISILSVQIFFKEPKRISIGEKIDYLGAGIMIISLVTLLTGIQIIETASLSLVSILIIVGLILLIVLFKVEEKAADPIIPNRLFKNGPLVVDFILFALLWGAFVAFNIYIPMWAQGLIGLSALIGGATQIPGSITNFAGAVVGSSMQSRLGKYRIVALGTLAFIISFSIMVLAGVNIPLWLLLVSGAFEGFGLGLSFNILQISVQQDAEKRDIPIATSFAYLLRILSQTFMSSIYGVILNNALNKGVAETQGKITIDMLNKLSDSQSVGDLPKNLLPLMRQVMYSGLHNIMLIALVLLSIALIFNVGMQLKIRRGKTVR; encoded by the coding sequence ATGAATAAGAAAGGAATTTTAATTGTAACACTGGCGTTATTGCTATCAAATGCAATGGCAGGTTTAGATGGGACAATTGTTAACACTGCTTTGCCAGCAATTATAAGTGATTTACATGGAATTCAATACATGGGATGGATAGTAGCAGTTTTTTTATTAGGAATGGCAGTGGTAACTCCACTTTGGAGTAAATTAGGGGAGCGTATCGGAAACAAAAGATCATATCAAATAGCCACATTATTATTTGCAGCTGGTTCAATATTTCAAGCCTTATCGAGTAATATTATTCTTTTCTTGATTGCAAGAACTATTATGGGAATAGGTGCAGGTGGAATGAATACTATCCCGTTTATTATTTATGCAGATTTGTATACGAATTTGAGGAAGAGGTCAAAGGTTATTGGATATGCTACAGCAAGCTTTAGTGCAGCAGCAATTATTGGACCGTTAATTGGTGGTTGGATAGTAGATACTTTTAGCTGGCATTGGGTATTTTATATTAATGTCCCAATTGCGTTAATCTCAATACTAAGTGTTCAAATTTTCTTTAAAGAGCCTAAACGAATTTCTATAGGTGAAAAAATTGATTATTTAGGTGCTGGTATTATGATAATTAGTTTAGTAACACTATTAACGGGAATTCAAATTATAGAAACAGCTTCATTAAGCTTAGTTAGTATATTGATTATAGTTGGTTTAATTTTATTGATAGTACTGTTTAAAGTTGAAGAAAAGGCAGCTGATCCTATAATTCCTAATAGATTGTTTAAAAATGGTCCGTTAGTAGTTGATTTCATATTATTCGCTCTTTTATGGGGAGCATTCGTTGCTTTTAATATTTACATACCAATGTGGGCACAAGGGTTGATAGGTTTGAGTGCTTTAATTGGAGGTGCGACTCAGATTCCAGGTTCTATTACAAACTTTGCTGGTGCAGTAGTTGGATCATCCATGCAATCACGATTAGGAAAATATCGTATTGTTGCTTTAGGAACTTTAGCTTTTATAATTTCATTTAGTATAATGGTATTAGCTGGAGTAAATATACCATTATGGCTATTATTGGTATCAGGGGCATTTGAAGGTTTTGGTTTAGGTTTGAGTTTTAATATTTTGCAAATTAGTGTACAACAAGATGCGGAGAAGCGAGATATTCCAATTGCAACTTCATTTGCGTACCTTTTACGTATTTTAAGCCAAACATTTATGTCGTCAATATATGGCGTAATTTTGAATAATGCTCTAAATAAAGGTGTTGCTGAAACTCAAGGAAAGATTACAATTGATATGTTAAATAAATTAAGTGACTCTCAAAGTGTAGGCGATTTACCTAAAAACTTATTACCGCTTATGAGACAAGTTATGTATAGTGGTTTACACAATATTATGCTAATTGCACTAGTTTTATTAAGCATAGCGTTGATTTTCAATGTAGGGATGCAATTAAAAATTAGAAGAGGAAAAACTGTTCGGTAG
- a CDS encoding thiamine pyrophosphate-dependent enzyme, with translation MIELKLYDSKDDNTWCPGCGNFSILQGIKEAVSELNIKPEKLMMVSGIGQAAKTPHYIRANGFNGLHGRALPPAQAIKMVNPKLNVIVTSGDGDAYGEGGNHFIHNIRRNLDIVQLVHDNQIYGLTKGQGSPTTARGQKTSMQFDGVISEPLNPLALAITIGATFVARSFSGDKEHLKSMIEAAINHKGYALIDIMQPCVSFNKVNTFKWYKDRVYYLDENYNPNDKGAAIIKAMEFGDDGIPLGILYKEEGKPTFHDLHPVLKSENIMVDRKWIPIDGEKFVEEFM, from the coding sequence ATGATAGAGTTGAAATTATATGATAGTAAAGATGATAATACTTGGTGCCCAGGTTGCGGCAACTTTTCTATACTACAAGGAATAAAAGAGGCCGTATCAGAGCTAAATATTAAACCAGAAAAACTTATGATGGTATCTGGTATAGGTCAGGCTGCAAAAACTCCTCATTATATAAGAGCAAATGGATTTAATGGATTGCATGGAAGAGCGCTTCCACCTGCTCAAGCAATAAAAATGGTAAATCCCAAGCTTAACGTAATAGTTACTTCAGGAGATGGAGATGCTTATGGTGAAGGTGGAAATCATTTTATTCATAATATAAGAAGAAACTTAGATATTGTTCAATTAGTGCATGATAATCAAATTTATGGACTTACAAAAGGTCAAGGATCACCAACAACAGCAAGAGGACAGAAAACTTCCATGCAATTCGATGGTGTGATTTCTGAACCACTAAATCCTTTAGCTTTAGCCATAACGATTGGTGCAACCTTTGTTGCTAGAAGTTTTTCTGGAGACAAGGAACATTTAAAGAGTATGATAGAAGCAGCAATTAATCACAAAGGTTATGCCTTAATTGATATAATGCAGCCTTGTGTTAGCTTTAATAAGGTTAATACCTTTAAATGGTATAAAGACAGAGTTTATTATTTAGACGAAAATTATAATCCTAATGATAAAGGTGCAGCCATTATTAAAGCTATGGAGTTTGGAGATGATGGCATTCCACTAGGAATTTTATATAAAGAAGAAGGAAAACCTACATTTCATGATCTGCATCCAGTATTAAAAAGTGAGAATATAATGGTTGATAGAAAATGGATTCCAATTGATGGAGAAAAGTTTGTAGAGGAATTTATGTAG
- the rbr gene encoding rubrerythrin yields the protein MKSLKGSQTAENLMKSFAGECQARTRYTYYSSIAKKEGFVQISNIFMETAEQEKEHAKRFYKFLKNDFVDEPIEIQASYPVSFHDETHKNLLAAAAGENEEWTELYPSFAEIAEKEGYPEVAAVYRKILEVEERHEIRYKKLAKNIEEGKVFKKDEVTLWKCINCGYIYEGTEAPISCPACAHPQSYFEVFSENY from the coding sequence ATGAAGAGTTTAAAAGGAAGTCAAACAGCTGAAAATTTAATGAAGTCATTTGCAGGAGAATGTCAGGCAAGAACCAGATATACTTATTATTCAAGTATTGCTAAGAAAGAGGGTTTTGTTCAAATATCAAATATATTTATGGAAACTGCAGAGCAAGAAAAAGAACATGCTAAAAGATTTTATAAATTTCTTAAAAATGATTTTGTGGACGAGCCAATAGAAATACAAGCGTCTTACCCAGTTTCATTCCATGATGAAACTCATAAGAACTTGCTTGCAGCTGCTGCTGGTGAAAATGAAGAATGGACAGAACTTTATCCATCCTTTGCAGAAATAGCAGAGAAGGAAGGGTATCCAGAAGTTGCAGCAGTTTATAGAAAAATACTTGAAGTAGAAGAACGTCATGAGATTAGATACAAAAAGCTCGCTAAGAATATTGAAGAAGGAAAAGTATTCAAAAAAGATGAAGTGACCCTTTGGAAATGTATTAATTGCGGATATATCTATGAAGGAACTGAAGCACCAATTTCATGTCCTGCTTGTGCACATCCACAATCATACTTTGAAGTATTCTCAGAGAATTATTAA